The following proteins come from a genomic window of Trifolium pratense cultivar HEN17-A07 linkage group LG4, ARS_RC_1.1, whole genome shotgun sequence:
- the LOC123921149 gene encoding serine carboxypeptidase-like 33 has translation MNVFVFVLQFLCFILLTTTSSLFIKAYEINAEKTYESDRIIDLPGQPSAPSVSHFSGYITVNEEHGRALFYWFFEAQSEPSNKPLLLWLNGGPGCSSIGYGALVEIGPLLVNKNGEGLLFNPNSWNQEANLLFVESPVGVGFSYTNTSSDLTILEDHFVAEDAYNFLVNWLQKFPQFQSRDFFIAGESYAGHYIPQLAEVIFDRNKDKTKYSFINLKGFIVGNPESDDYYDYKGIVEYAWSHAVISDQHYEKAKQVCDFKKSEWSNECNQVMIELFHEYSEIDIYNIYAPSCRSNTTSSVTSVNAPQSFKEVKNDYRLKRMRIFGGYDPCYSNYAEEFVNRVDVQSSFHAKNTIRDNSNITWKVCNDSILRTYNFSVFSVLPIYTKLIKGGLKIWIYSGDADGRLPVIGTRYGIEALGLPLKSTWRSWYHNNQVGGRIVEYEGLTYVTVRGAGHLVPLNKPTEALSLIHSFLTGDHLPTTR, from the exons ATGAATGTTTTTGTATTTGTCCTCCAATTCCTATGTTTCATTCTTTTAACTACCACTTCTTCTTTGTTCATTAAAGCATATGAAATAAATGCTGAAAAAACCTATGAATCTGATAGAATAATTGATCTACCAGGACAACCTTCAGCCCCATCTGTCTCACACTTTTCTGGTTACATCACTGTCAATGAAGAACATGGGAGGGCCCTTTTCTATTGGTTCTTTGAAGCTCAATCTGAACCCTCCAATAAGCCTTTGCTTCTTTGGCTCAATGGAG GACCTGGATGCTCCTCAATTGGATATGGTGCTCTGGTTGAGATAGGACCTCTTTTAGTCAACAAAAATGGTGAAGGACTATTATTCAATCCAAACTCTTGGAATCAAG AAGCAAATTTATTATTTGTGGAGTCCCCTGTTGGAGTTGGCTTTTCTTACACAAACACTTCTTCTGATCTCACCATTTTAGAGGATCATTTTGTGG CTGAGGATGCCTACAATTTCTTGGTGAATTGGCTACAAAAATTTCCACAGTTTCAATCCAGGGACTTTTTCATAGCTGGAGAAAGCTATGCTG GCCACTATATCCCTCAGCTTGCAGAAGTAATCTTTGACAGAAACAAAGATAAAACCAAATACTCCTTTATTAATCttaaaggttttatt GTAGGAAATCCAGAAAGTGATGATTACTATGATTATAAAGGCATAGTAGAATATGCTTGGAGTCATGCAGTTATATCAGACCAACATTatgaaaaagcaaaacaagTTTGTGATTTTAAAAAATCTGAATGGTCTAATGAGTGCAATCAAGTCATGATTGAACTCTTCCATGAGTACTCAGAAATTGACATATACAACATTTATGCTCCATCATGTCGTTCAAATACTACATCCTCAGTAACAAGTGTTAATGCCCCTCAATCATTTAAAGAG GTGAAAAATGATTATAGATTGAAGAGGATGAGAATTTTTGGAGGCTATGACCCTTGTTATTCCAATTATGCAGAAGAATTTGTCAATAGGGTAGATGTTCAATCATCTTTTCATGCAAAAAATACTATAAGAGATAACAGTAACATAACATGGAAGGTTTGCAA TGATTCCATATTGAGGACTTACAACTTCTCTGTTTTTTCTGTGCTACCTATCTACACCAAACTCATCAAGGGTGGCCTTAAAATATGGATTTACAG TGGAGATGCAGATGGTAGATTACCTGTGATAGGGACACGATATGGCATTGAGGCTCTTGGGTTACCTCTAAAGTCAACTTGGAGGTCATGGTACCATAATAATCag GTTGGAGGAAGAATAGTGGAGTATGAAGGATTGACATATGTGACAGTGAGAGGAGCTGGTCACTTAGTGCCTCTCAACAAACCAACTGAAGCTCTTTCTCTTATTCATTCTTTCCTAACTGGAGATCATCTCCCTACTACACGTTAA
- the LOC123921150 gene encoding desiccation-related protein PCC13-62-like, with product MWLNISLIVFLLSSHITITYSSSINNNKIPKSDVDLLEFPLNLEFLEAEFFCNSVYGYGLDVLEPELAEGGPPPIGAQLALLDNLTRDIIIQFCLQEVGHIRAIKSTVRGFPRPLLNISKEAFAQVINSAFDKPLYPPFDAYANSINYLLASYVIPYVGLTGYVGAIPELQDYVSKKLAASLLGIESGQDAVIRTLLYEIKEKKVLPYTITVEEFTNRISILRNELGKNGTKDEGLEIPIYLGAEGKVSGNVVAGDNNSLSYSRTPEEVLRIGYGSGDEHVPGQFFPKGADGCIARSYLHTTPT from the exons ATGTGGCTTAACATTTCATTGATTGTTTTTTTACTATCCTCCCACATAACAATCACCTACTCTTCTAgcatcaataataataaaatccCAAAATCTGATGTAGATCTTTTAGAATTCCCCCTAAATTTAGAGTTTTTAGAGGCAGAATTCTTCTGTAATAGTGTTTATGGTTATGGATTGGATGTTCTTGAACCAGAATTAGCAGAAGGAGGACCCCCTCCCATAGGAGCCCAATTGGCCCTTTTGGACAACCTCACTAGAGACATCATCATACAATTTTGTTTGCAGGAAGTTGGACATATAAG GGCCATAAAGAGCACAGTAAGAGGTTTTCCTAGACCATTGttaaatataagcaaagaaGCATTTGCACAAGTGATAAATAGTGCATTTGATAAACCTTTGTATCCACCTTTTGATGCTTATGCCAATTCCATCAACTATCTGCTTGCAAGCTATGTAATTCCTTACGTTGGTCTTACCGGATATGTTGGAGCTATTCCTGAATTGCAAGATTATGTGTCTAAGAAG CTTGCTGCAAGCCTTTTGGGAATAGAGTCGGGACAAGATGCAGTTATTCGAACATTGTTATACGAAATCAAAGAGAAAAAGGTATTGCCGTACACAATAACTGTCGAAGAATTTACAAATCGAATTTCAATTCTTAGGAATGAGCTTGGAAAGAATGGCACAAAAGATGAGGGTCTAGAGATCCCTATATATCTAGGTGCTGAGGGCAAAGTTTCAGGAAATGTGGTTGCTGGTGACAATAATTCACTTTCATATTCAAGGACTCCAGAGGAAGTATTAAGGATAGGGTATGGTAGTGGAGATGAACATGTCCCTGGTCAGTTCTTTCCTAAGGGAGCAGATGGTTGTATAGCCAGATCTTACTTACATACTACTCCAACATAA